In Desulfosediminicola ganghwensis, a single window of DNA contains:
- a CDS encoding TRAP transporter large permease, with product MNTLTLLLVTLIASLVLGMPIFMSLAIATFGSLMVSGFPLSMIPQTLYSGVDNFPLLAIPCFIVAGSLMEHGGITRHIINVVKRPAANLYGGLGIATILACMFFSAISGSGPGTVAAVGSLLIPAMIKQGYSKEYAGAVSSSGGSLGILIPPSNPMIIYAVIANVSVTGMFMAGMIPGLIIGVSQCLVAWYIARKKGFKGEAGTFEWKVFGKECWDAKWSLATPLVILGGIYSGIFTPVEASVVAVFWGLLVGGLIYRELSGPKIMTALVDGVMIGGTVLVIVGTSTMFGQLLTLEQVPVKLASLITSISENKFVVMLLLVGVFYVLGMFMETLSTIIILTPILLPVVVSLGIDPIHFGVIFVVTNEIAFLTPPLGVNLFVASKLSGVSLERLSINVFPYIIAITLCVLLLLFVPALSTWLPRFLGYGLI from the coding sequence ATGAATACACTTACGCTTTTGCTGGTGACTCTTATTGCCAGCCTTGTTTTGGGAATGCCGATTTTCATGTCATTGGCAATTGCCACTTTTGGCTCGCTGATGGTTTCCGGTTTTCCATTATCAATGATTCCACAGACTCTGTACAGTGGTGTCGATAATTTCCCGCTATTGGCGATTCCATGTTTTATCGTGGCTGGCTCACTGATGGAGCATGGTGGTATCACCCGTCACATTATTAATGTGGTGAAGCGTCCTGCTGCGAATTTGTATGGCGGACTTGGTATCGCGACTATTCTCGCCTGCATGTTCTTTTCCGCTATTTCCGGTTCCGGGCCCGGTACTGTTGCCGCGGTTGGCTCACTGTTGATTCCTGCTATGATCAAGCAGGGTTATAGTAAAGAATACGCTGGCGCTGTATCATCTTCAGGCGGTTCGCTGGGAATTCTCATTCCACCCAGTAACCCGATGATCATTTACGCGGTTATCGCCAACGTTTCTGTAACCGGCATGTTTATGGCCGGTATGATCCCTGGTTTGATCATCGGCGTCTCCCAGTGTCTCGTCGCCTGGTATATCGCCCGTAAAAAGGGTTTCAAAGGTGAAGCTGGTACCTTCGAGTGGAAAGTGTTTGGAAAAGAGTGCTGGGATGCAAAATGGTCTCTGGCAACACCCCTGGTTATTCTTGGTGGTATCTATTCCGGCATCTTTACCCCGGTAGAGGCTTCCGTAGTGGCAGTTTTCTGGGGTCTTTTGGTTGGCGGCCTCATTTACCGTGAACTGAGTGGTCCGAAAATTATGACCGCACTCGTTGATGGTGTAATGATCGGTGGTACTGTGCTTGTAATCGTAGGTACCTCCACCATGTTCGGTCAGTTATTGACTCTCGAGCAGGTTCCGGTCAAGTTGGCAAGTCTCATCACTTCCATTTCAGAAAATAAATTCGTGGTCATGCTGCTCCTGGTCGGCGTTTTCTATGTTCTGGGAATGTTCATGGAGACACTTTCAACTATCATTATCCTTACACCGATTCTGCTTCCGGTGGTTGTCTCACTGGGAATCGATCCGATCCACTTCGGTGTAATCTTTGTTGTAACCAACGAAATTGCCTTCCTGACGCCGCCGCTCGGTGTAAATCTATTCGTGGCATCGAAACTATCCGGCGTTTCTTTGGAAAGACTTTCGATCAATGTATTTCCATATATTATCGCGATTACTCTTTGCGTACTGCTGCTGCTCTTCGTGCCGGCACTCAGTACCTGGCTGCCTAGATTCCTCGGCTATGGTCTGATTTAA
- a CDS encoding NAD(P)-dependent oxidoreductase gives MSIGFIGAGLMGGPLCRNLIRAGKEVLVFDLSEEAINRTIAAGTTGKAAKSVEDLADCDIVFTSLPLPQHVQGVMLGEDGLLAKMKEGAIHIELSTIDPQSSVQLRDAAKEKNIGFLQCTLGKTPAHTEKAEEPMFIGGDKELFEKLEDLWPIIGAPAYYMGGVEASCAIKLISNMVGMSNLVVLAEGVRAGEKAGIDKKLLIELLQDTGARSFQMDVRGPWIAEGDFENRFGLDLALKDVRLGCEMARAWDLNLKAMEASLEMLKKASAEGHGKEDCNAVYKAI, from the coding sequence ATGTCTATCGGATTCATTGGCGCAGGCCTCATGGGTGGACCACTTTGCCGTAACCTTATCCGCGCAGGAAAGGAAGTTCTGGTTTTTGACCTGAGTGAAGAAGCTATCAACAGAACTATTGCAGCAGGAACTACCGGAAAAGCTGCCAAGTCCGTTGAGGATCTCGCAGATTGTGACATCGTATTTACCAGTTTGCCGCTGCCTCAGCATGTTCAAGGCGTAATGCTTGGTGAGGACGGTCTCCTCGCCAAGATGAAAGAAGGCGCTATTCACATCGAACTCAGCACCATCGATCCGCAGTCCTCTGTTCAATTGAGAGATGCTGCGAAAGAGAAAAACATCGGCTTCTTGCAGTGTACTCTTGGCAAAACCCCTGCCCACACTGAAAAAGCTGAAGAACCAATGTTCATTGGAGGTGATAAGGAGTTATTCGAAAAGCTTGAGGATCTGTGGCCGATCATCGGTGCTCCTGCATACTACATGGGTGGTGTGGAAGCGAGCTGTGCGATCAAATTGATCAGCAACATGGTCGGTATGTCCAACCTCGTTGTCTTAGCAGAAGGTGTTCGCGCTGGAGAGAAAGCCGGCATCGATAAAAAATTGCTTATCGAGCTGTTGCAGGATACCGGTGCAAGAAGCTTCCAGATGGATGTTCGTGGTCCATGGATTGCTGAAGGGGACTTCGAAAACCGTTTTGGTCTTGATCTGGCCCTCAAAGATGTTCGTCTCGGTTGCGAGATGGCACGTGCCTGGGATCTCAATCTGAAAGCAATGGAAGCTTCTCTTGAGATGCTTAAGAAGGCTTCTGCCGAAGGTCATGGTAAGGAAGACTGTAACGCAGTGTACAAGGCAATCTAA
- a CDS encoding TRAP transporter substrate-binding protein, which produces MKRFIAVLVVSLLMSSSAVMAKTVIRAATANPPGSLHAAGLEKFKELIEERSNGEMTVQLYLGGQMGSEQENVKQVGSGLLQVAVMASGNVSPFSPKVGLLTLPYIFPDIEDAYTLFRSDFMDEMADDIAKEGNVRPMAWLVGGYRVLTNSKQSITKIEDLQGVKVRVPKVQTMLAAYKSWGIEGHPMAWTEVFNGLQQGVIDGQDNPHLVNVDQKFWEVQKYITDLHYMLWTGPIIVSEVWYKKLPADKQELVKKAAQDAAEYQWQWVADKEAGALAKCQEMGMEFAKLEDEELWIEKAKSIWPQFYDKVGGKEYVDQALSIMNN; this is translated from the coding sequence ATGAAGCGTTTTATAGCAGTGCTTGTAGTATCGTTACTTATGTCCAGCAGTGCGGTAATGGCAAAAACCGTTATTCGTGCAGCAACAGCAAATCCCCCAGGTAGCCTGCACGCGGCAGGACTGGAAAAATTCAAGGAACTCATTGAAGAGCGGTCAAATGGAGAGATGACTGTTCAACTGTACCTTGGTGGTCAGATGGGTTCCGAGCAGGAGAACGTTAAACAGGTTGGTTCCGGCCTTCTTCAGGTTGCGGTTATGGCCTCTGGTAATGTTTCCCCTTTTAGCCCGAAGGTAGGTCTTCTGACCCTGCCATACATCTTCCCTGATATCGAAGATGCATACACCCTGTTTCGTTCAGACTTCATGGATGAAATGGCTGATGATATCGCCAAAGAAGGTAACGTTCGTCCAATGGCATGGCTTGTAGGCGGTTACCGCGTACTTACCAACTCCAAGCAGTCTATCACCAAGATCGAAGATCTCCAGGGTGTAAAGGTACGTGTACCTAAAGTTCAGACCATGCTTGCGGCCTACAAATCATGGGGTATTGAAGGACACCCAATGGCTTGGACTGAGGTATTCAACGGCTTGCAGCAGGGCGTTATCGACGGCCAGGACAACCCGCACCTCGTAAATGTCGACCAGAAATTCTGGGAAGTTCAGAAGTATATCACTGACCTTCACTACATGCTCTGGACTGGTCCAATCATCGTGAGCGAGGTTTGGTACAAGAAACTTCCCGCCGACAAGCAGGAACTCGTGAAAAAAGCTGCACAGGATGCGGCTGAGTATCAGTGGCAGTGGGTTGCTGACAAAGAAGCTGGCGCACTGGCAAAATGCCAGGAGATGGGAATGGAATTCGCAAAGCTTGAAGATGAAGAGCTTTGGATCGAAAAGGCTAAATCCATCTGGCCTCAGTTTTATGACAAAGTTGGTGGTAAAGAGTATGTCGACCAGGCACTCTCTATCATGAACAACTAA
- a CDS encoding aldehyde ferredoxin oxidoreductase family protein produces MPFGYNGKILYVDLTHKKIEIKEPGEKWYRTYMGGTGIIGETLLKEIKPDIDPLGPENVMVFTTSVVTGAPISGFNRFSVGAKSPLTGGFAESEAAGYFGPELKFAGFDAVIIKGAADAPVYLWINDGEVEIRDAADLWGMDNAETLTALEEATDKKVRVCGIGPAGENLVSYAALQNDIEHFNGRTGMGAVMGSKKLKAIAVRGTGKLEFANPDKVKEIAQWHREKVKVHPPNVGLTKYGTPGLTEGVNAGGFLPTRNWKEGQFEGWKTLAAEHYHETIFAGRGTCWMCSVACKRRVEADSPYPLNKKFGGPEFESIGALGSMCAIADIAAVARGHQLCNLLGLDVVSTGAVVAFAMECFENGILTAEDFEGRSIGFGDADGMLWLIEKIAAREGIGETLSLGVKRAAEKIGNGAEKYAMHVKGQEPAFHDGRGKSGMAMGFALSPTGADHIETPHDHAFMGDGVAKLFPLGLLDPVEPLKTDAAKVRFFYIGQKAWGINNLLGLCNFCSVPIHAMTFPRLVEAVEAITGWESSLFEIVTAVERGNVMARIFNNRCGFTPADDKLIERWYEKMPAGPLKDVAFDRDSFAECIQLYYEMSGWDKEGRPTRGKLAELGLFWLPEAE; encoded by the coding sequence ATGCCATTTGGTTATAACGGAAAGATCCTTTATGTGGATTTGACCCATAAAAAAATTGAAATTAAAGAGCCTGGTGAGAAGTGGTACAGAACCTATATGGGTGGTACCGGAATCATCGGTGAGACTTTATTAAAAGAAATTAAACCGGATATTGATCCTCTCGGGCCTGAAAACGTAATGGTATTCACTACCAGCGTTGTAACCGGTGCACCGATTTCCGGGTTCAACCGTTTTTCTGTAGGTGCGAAGTCGCCCCTTACCGGTGGTTTTGCCGAATCTGAGGCGGCCGGTTACTTCGGACCTGAACTGAAGTTTGCAGGTTTTGACGCAGTAATCATTAAAGGTGCTGCAGATGCACCCGTTTACCTCTGGATTAACGATGGTGAGGTGGAGATCCGTGATGCTGCAGATCTCTGGGGCATGGATAACGCAGAGACTCTGACTGCTCTCGAGGAAGCGACCGACAAGAAGGTACGTGTATGCGGTATCGGTCCAGCCGGTGAGAATCTTGTATCCTATGCAGCTCTGCAGAATGATATCGAGCACTTCAATGGACGTACCGGTATGGGTGCGGTTATGGGCTCCAAGAAGCTCAAAGCCATCGCCGTACGTGGTACCGGAAAACTCGAATTCGCAAATCCGGACAAAGTAAAAGAGATCGCCCAGTGGCACCGCGAGAAGGTTAAGGTACATCCGCCCAACGTCGGCCTTACCAAGTACGGCACTCCAGGATTGACTGAGGGCGTTAACGCCGGAGGTTTCCTGCCGACCCGTAACTGGAAAGAAGGTCAGTTCGAGGGTTGGAAGACCCTTGCAGCAGAGCACTACCACGAGACCATCTTTGCCGGTCGCGGTACCTGCTGGATGTGTTCAGTTGCCTGTAAGCGTCGCGTAGAGGCCGATAGTCCTTACCCGCTGAATAAAAAATTCGGTGGTCCTGAGTTTGAGTCGATCGGAGCCCTCGGTTCCATGTGCGCTATTGCCGACATCGCTGCGGTTGCACGTGGTCACCAGCTCTGTAACCTTCTCGGTCTCGACGTTGTTTCCACCGGTGCTGTTGTTGCCTTCGCCATGGAGTGTTTTGAAAACGGCATCCTCACCGCTGAGGATTTCGAGGGACGCTCAATCGGTTTTGGTGATGCAGACGGTATGCTCTGGCTGATCGAAAAAATCGCTGCCCGTGAGGGGATCGGTGAGACCTTGAGCCTTGGTGTTAAGCGTGCTGCCGAGAAGATTGGTAATGGTGCGGAGAAGTATGCAATGCATGTCAAGGGTCAGGAGCCTGCCTTCCACGATGGTCGTGGTAAGTCCGGTATGGCTATGGGCTTCGCACTTTCTCCTACCGGTGCAGATCATATCGAGACTCCGCATGATCACGCATTTATGGGCGACGGTGTGGCAAAGCTCTTCCCGCTCGGTTTACTCGATCCGGTTGAGCCGCTGAAGACTGATGCTGCTAAGGTGCGTTTCTTTTATATCGGTCAGAAAGCATGGGGTATCAATAACCTCCTTGGTCTTTGCAACTTCTGTTCTGTGCCGATCCATGCAATGACTTTTCCGCGTCTTGTTGAAGCGGTTGAGGCAATCACCGGCTGGGAGAGCAGTCTTTTCGAGATTGTCACTGCTGTTGAGCGTGGTAACGTTATGGCCCGTATTTTCAACAACAGATGCGGATTCACCCCCGCAGACGACAAGCTCATCGAAAGATGGTATGAGAAGATGCCTGCTGGTCCGCTCAAGGATGTTGCCTTCGATAGAGACTCGTTTGCTGAGTGCATTCAGCTCTACTACGAGATGTCCGGTTGGGACAAAGAAGGTCGTCCGACCAGAGGTAAGCTTGCAGAGCTTGGTCTCTTCTGGTTGCCGGAAGCTGAATAA
- a CDS encoding UxaA family hydrolase, whose amino-acid sequence METKFLGYRRENGRVGVRNHVIILPLDDLSNAASKAVENNVKGTLAIPHAYGRLQFGKDLELHFRTLIGAGSNPNVAAVIVIGIEPEWTNLVVDGIAKTGKPVAGFAIEKNGDLNTICAASREAKNFLQAASEIQREECDISELWISTKCGESDTTSGIATNPTVGNAYDKLYEMGNTLLFGETTELTGGEHLVAARCINDEVRADFMAMFDKYQKVVDDNKTSDLSDSQPTKGNIEGGLTTIEEKALGNIQKIGTKAPVVGCLDKAEAPTGPGLWFQDSSSAAAEMVTLCAASGFVVHFFPTGQGNIIGNPLIPVIKLCSNPRTLRTMEEHFDVDVSGIVRREMNMDEAGDKLLDMMVRTANGRLTAAEALGHREFIMTKLYESA is encoded by the coding sequence ATGGAAACTAAATTTTTAGGATATCGTCGTGAAAATGGTCGTGTTGGTGTTCGTAACCACGTAATCATCCTCCCTTTGGATGATCTTTCCAACGCAGCATCAAAAGCAGTAGAAAACAATGTAAAGGGCACCCTTGCAATTCCTCATGCATACGGTCGTCTTCAGTTCGGTAAAGATCTCGAGCTTCATTTCCGCACCCTGATCGGTGCAGGTTCCAACCCGAACGTTGCTGCTGTAATCGTTATCGGTATCGAGCCAGAGTGGACGAACCTGGTGGTAGATGGTATTGCCAAGACCGGTAAACCGGTTGCAGGTTTTGCAATTGAAAAGAACGGCGACCTGAATACCATTTGTGCAGCTTCCCGTGAAGCGAAGAACTTCCTCCAGGCAGCTTCTGAGATTCAGCGTGAAGAGTGTGACATCAGCGAGCTCTGGATATCCACCAAGTGTGGTGAGTCCGATACCACCTCCGGTATCGCAACCAACCCAACCGTTGGTAACGCTTACGATAAACTGTACGAGATGGGCAATACTCTTCTCTTCGGTGAAACCACTGAGCTTACCGGTGGCGAGCACCTGGTAGCTGCACGTTGTATAAACGACGAAGTACGTGCAGACTTCATGGCAATGTTCGACAAGTACCAGAAGGTGGTCGATGACAACAAGACCTCCGATCTGTCCGACTCTCAGCCTACCAAGGGTAACATCGAGGGTGGTCTCACCACCATCGAGGAGAAGGCGCTCGGTAACATCCAGAAGATCGGTACCAAGGCTCCAGTAGTTGGTTGTCTCGACAAAGCAGAAGCTCCTACCGGCCCAGGTCTCTGGTTCCAGGATTCCTCTTCTGCAGCAGCAGAGATGGTAACCCTCTGTGCTGCTTCCGGTTTCGTAGTACACTTCTTCCCTACCGGTCAGGGTAACATCATTGGTAACCCGCTGATTCCTGTAATCAAGCTGTGCTCCAACCCACGTACCCTCAGAACCATGGAAGAGCACTTTGATGTGGACGTATCCGGCATTGTTCGCCGCGAGATGAACATGGACGAGGCCGGCGACAAGCTTCTCGACATGATGGTTCGCACCGCAAACGGTCGTCTGACCGCTGCCGAGGCTCTGGGTCATCGTGAGTTCATCATGACCAAGCTCTACGAATCTGCATAA
- a CDS encoding FAD-dependent oxidoreductase, with translation MDKHVIIIGAVALGPKVACRLRRINPDVKITVIDRDSHISYGGCGIPYYIGGDVNDIEGLQSTQSHTIRDAHFFKAVKGVDVLTRVEATEIDRRGKKLTVKNLDTGVEKVLDYDKLVIATGATPIKPPIPGIDLPTVNIVSNLHHAEEIKGRMTKGQVGKAVVIGAGAIGIEMAEAMTDLWGIETTLVEMADQVLPAALGRNMAAVVQKQMEEHGVRVLVSERVTEIKENKENGTTVVVLGNEEIECDMVVLSTGIRPNTQFASEAGLAIGQFGGLIVDRRLRTNDPNIYAGGDCVEVRNLLSGNNQMMPLGSLANRQGRVIADNINGGHALFRGTVGTFCIKVFDMGVATSGLTFNQAKAAGFNPAMSLITQADRAHFYPTSKAMYAALIADRNSRQVLGIECVGAMGDAVKARVDAVASVLRFGVDVDDISKIEGGYAPPYASAMDVVNNVGNVLDNILDGRNIVTEPVQFLEEWNGNPDSMILDVRDAVQAEPYLEKYGERWLHIPQSELGMRFGEVPQDKKVFIVCDTGTRSYEGQIVLRSKGIENTFNVQGGLSLVKINDPNFI, from the coding sequence GTGGATAAACATGTAATTATTATTGGAGCCGTAGCTCTTGGTCCTAAAGTCGCATGCCGTCTCAGACGTATTAATCCGGATGTGAAAATTACCGTAATCGACAGGGACAGCCATATTTCGTATGGTGGTTGTGGTATCCCTTATTATATTGGTGGTGACGTAAACGATATCGAGGGGCTACAGTCTACTCAGTCACACACAATTCGTGACGCTCATTTTTTCAAAGCAGTTAAGGGTGTTGATGTCCTAACCCGTGTAGAGGCAACTGAGATTGACCGTCGCGGCAAGAAACTCACAGTGAAGAATCTTGACACTGGTGTAGAAAAGGTACTGGATTACGACAAACTGGTAATTGCGACCGGTGCAACACCAATCAAGCCGCCAATCCCCGGTATCGATCTGCCAACCGTAAACATCGTTTCAAACCTGCACCACGCTGAAGAGATCAAGGGTCGTATGACCAAAGGCCAGGTCGGTAAAGCTGTAGTTATCGGTGCTGGTGCAATTGGTATCGAAATGGCTGAGGCCATGACCGACCTTTGGGGAATTGAGACTACCCTGGTGGAGATGGCTGATCAGGTTCTGCCTGCTGCTCTTGGCAGGAATATGGCTGCGGTTGTCCAGAAACAGATGGAGGAGCACGGCGTACGTGTATTAGTTTCCGAGCGGGTTACAGAGATCAAGGAGAACAAGGAAAACGGTACCACAGTTGTTGTGCTTGGCAACGAAGAGATTGAATGCGACATGGTCGTTCTCTCAACCGGCATTCGGCCCAATACCCAGTTTGCTTCTGAAGCTGGTCTGGCTATTGGCCAGTTTGGCGGCCTGATTGTCGACAGGCGCCTCAGAACCAACGATCCAAACATCTATGCAGGCGGCGACTGCGTCGAGGTACGTAACCTGTTGAGCGGTAATAACCAGATGATGCCCCTCGGGTCTCTTGCGAATCGTCAAGGCCGGGTTATCGCCGATAACATTAACGGCGGTCATGCCTTGTTCAGAGGTACTGTAGGAACGTTCTGCATCAAAGTATTCGATATGGGTGTTGCCACATCAGGCCTCACCTTCAACCAGGCAAAGGCTGCTGGTTTCAATCCTGCCATGTCTTTAATTACTCAGGCTGACAGAGCTCACTTCTACCCGACATCCAAGGCGATGTACGCAGCATTGATCGCAGATCGTAACTCCCGCCAGGTACTCGGTATCGAGTGTGTTGGTGCCATGGGTGACGCTGTGAAGGCCCGCGTTGATGCTGTTGCTTCAGTTCTTCGCTTTGGTGTAGATGTCGATGATATTTCTAAGATCGAGGGTGGTTACGCGCCTCCGTACGCATCTGCTATGGATGTTGTGAATAATGTTGGTAACGTTCTCGACAATATTCTCGATGGTCGTAACATTGTAACCGAACCTGTTCAGTTCCTTGAAGAATGGAACGGTAACCCGGATTCAATGATCCTTGATGTACGTGATGCTGTTCAGGCTGAACCATACCTTGAAAAATATGGTGAGCGTTGGCTGCACATTCCACAGTCCGAATTGGGCATGCGCTTTGGTGAAGTTCCGCAGGACAAGAAAGTATTCATTGTTTGTGATACCGGTACCCGTTCATACGAAGGGCAGATAGTCCTGAGGTCTAAAGGCATAGAGAATACCTTTAACGTACAGGGTGGCTTGTCTCTGGTTAAGATAAATGATCCAAATTTCATTTAG
- the larA gene encoding nickel-dependent lactate racemase — protein MKLELKYGEGFVEVRIPDTAEIHVLEPKKIAPVQSVTDSLKHALLEPEKGDAEFFSGLEKSRTVAIAVPDEARPLPLKTVLPQLLKWLFAKAPDLNPEQVIIVIGGVQPLQGSETPEQLISVEMACGCRVITHDATSSPIVSYGYTKRGTPVHINALFASADYKIVVGQIDPHQFVGFTGAAKGAVIGCGGEATRAHNHSLMFDEQVNVGVLDGNPVHEDLAEAGEMVGIDLAVNFILSPEREVVTVLAGEPDKTLKAGAKVCAEVYGVGIKDKFDIVIASCGGYPRDICLCQAQKGLNLASRAVKEGGNILLLAKSSQGIGDDIFFDYVSQDTTPEEILAAFKMQGRNMGAHTAYVFGRTLNQFDVAITSELDPAILQKCHLRAAAPTGVIQEWVDGFPGTPKVGVILDANTLYFYDQ, from the coding sequence ATGAAGCTTGAATTGAAGTACGGTGAGGGGTTCGTAGAAGTACGGATTCCGGATACTGCAGAGATACACGTTTTAGAGCCAAAAAAAATAGCGCCGGTTCAATCTGTAACAGATTCACTGAAACACGCTCTTCTTGAGCCAGAAAAGGGTGATGCAGAATTTTTCAGTGGCCTTGAAAAAAGTCGAACCGTAGCAATCGCAGTACCTGACGAGGCGAGACCGTTGCCTTTAAAGACGGTGCTGCCTCAATTGCTGAAATGGTTGTTTGCAAAAGCACCTGATCTTAACCCAGAACAGGTGATCATAGTAATAGGCGGAGTTCAACCGCTTCAGGGAAGTGAAACTCCTGAACAATTGATCTCGGTCGAGATGGCATGTGGTTGCAGGGTTATTACCCATGACGCAACAAGCAGCCCGATAGTGAGCTACGGTTACACTAAACGGGGAACTCCGGTTCATATCAACGCGTTATTTGCATCTGCGGATTATAAGATCGTGGTCGGACAGATCGATCCCCACCAGTTTGTCGGATTTACCGGAGCTGCAAAAGGCGCTGTGATCGGCTGTGGAGGCGAGGCAACCAGGGCACACAATCATAGCCTGATGTTTGATGAGCAGGTCAACGTAGGTGTGCTTGATGGAAACCCGGTGCATGAAGATCTCGCAGAAGCAGGGGAGATGGTAGGGATTGACTTAGCTGTCAACTTTATTCTCTCGCCGGAGCGTGAGGTGGTAACTGTTCTTGCCGGAGAACCGGATAAGACACTTAAGGCTGGCGCCAAGGTTTGTGCGGAAGTCTATGGGGTCGGCATAAAAGACAAGTTCGATATCGTTATTGCAAGTTGCGGAGGGTATCCGCGCGATATTTGTCTCTGCCAGGCCCAGAAAGGCTTAAACCTGGCGTCAAGAGCAGTAAAAGAGGGCGGTAATATCCTGTTGTTAGCTAAGTCCTCCCAGGGAATTGGAGATGATATCTTTTTTGATTATGTCTCCCAGGATACTACTCCCGAAGAAATTCTTGCCGCTTTCAAAATGCAGGGAAGAAACATGGGCGCTCATACGGCATATGTGTTCGGGCGTACATTGAATCAGTTTGATGTAGCGATTACCAGTGAGTTAGATCCGGCCATATTGCAGAAGTGTCATTTACGCGCTGCTGCTCCGACCGGGGTAATACAGGAGTGGGTGGATGGTTTTCCAGGTACTCCGAAAGTGGGGGTAATACTGGATGCCAATACTCTCTACTTCTACGATCAGTGA
- a CDS encoding TRAP transporter small permease, protein MKGFVKHLYDNFEEYFSASLMATLILCLGVQVFLRYVFHTSLSWSEELSRICFIWTIYVGIALAAKRMQHVRVTALYLIMPKQVRLVMWILVDVCWLVFNMIFAWLGIQMVQNSFQFVERTPTLEWVAAYIYMIIPFGFLLMSWRIVENYIKLIKRKALHEVVQLGGH, encoded by the coding sequence ATGAAAGGATTTGTCAAACATCTGTATGACAACTTTGAAGAGTATTTTTCGGCGAGCCTGATGGCAACCTTGATACTCTGCCTTGGAGTTCAGGTGTTTCTTCGCTATGTGTTTCATACTTCACTCTCATGGAGTGAAGAGTTGAGCCGTATCTGTTTTATTTGGACGATTTATGTCGGTATCGCTCTTGCTGCGAAACGTATGCAGCATGTAAGGGTTACCGCTTTGTATCTTATCATGCCGAAGCAAGTTCGGTTGGTAATGTGGATTCTCGTTGATGTTTGCTGGCTTGTGTTCAACATGATCTTTGCCTGGTTGGGCATTCAGATGGTACAGAATTCCTTTCAATTTGTTGAAAGAACTCCAACTCTTGAATGGGTTGCAGCCTACATCTACATGATCATTCCTTTTGGTTTTCTCCTGATGAGCTGGCGTATAGTTGAGAACTATATCAAGCTCATTAAACGCAAAGCCCTGCATGAAGTAGTGCAGCTGGGAGGACACTGA
- a CDS encoding UxaA family hydrolase, whose product MAIDFLVHEAADVVGVVVVEGLKAGQEITGWVMKEDETVTIKILSDIPIGHKVAMKDMEVGDTVIKYNTDIGKVVAPIKKGEHTHVHNVKTKRW is encoded by the coding sequence ATGGCAATCGATTTTTTAGTACACGAAGCCGCTGACGTGGTAGGTGTCGTAGTTGTTGAGGGTCTGAAGGCTGGCCAGGAGATCACTGGTTGGGTCATGAAGGAAGATGAGACCGTCACCATTAAGATTCTGAGCGATATTCCGATCGGACACAAAGTCGCTATGAAAGATATGGAAGTAGGCGATACCGTAATCAAGTACAACACCGATATCGGCAAGGTTGTAGCTCCAATCAAGAAAGGCGAGCACACACACGTTCACAACGTTAAAACCAAGAGGTGGTAG